In Novosphingobium sp. MMS21-SN21R, a single genomic region encodes these proteins:
- a CDS encoding MFS transporter — protein MNPIRKHARVLTASLVGTAVEFYDFYIYATAAALVIGPLFFPSESQAAQTLLAFMTFGLAFFARPVGAVVFGHFGDRIGRKATLVASLMLMGGSTLLIAFLPTYAMAGWIAPALLCTLRFGQGFGLGGEWGGAALLAVENAPKGWEARFGCAPQLGAPVGFFFANGLFLLLGLGLSDADFASWGWRVPFLASAVLVGVGLWVRLKIGETPSFKEAMEKAPPPQVPITRLLRDHTPAVFAGIAGVVACFAIFYLATTFALSFATTKLGYAKQEFLAVQLGANTFFALGILLAGWWSDKASVQRVLGTGAALTAVMGLVFGTGLGSGSLPLVFATLAASLFVMGLAYGPLGAWLPTLFPVPVRYTGISLAFNVGGIIGGALSPFAAAWAAAEGGAAYVGVFLTLAGAMTLAGVQFAPRWRG, from the coding sequence ATGAATCCGATTCGCAAGCATGCGCGCGTGCTCACCGCCAGCCTCGTCGGCACCGCAGTAGAGTTCTATGATTTCTATATCTACGCGACCGCCGCTGCGCTGGTCATCGGTCCGCTGTTTTTCCCGTCTGAATCGCAGGCTGCACAAACTTTGCTGGCGTTCATGACGTTCGGCCTCGCGTTTTTTGCCAGGCCAGTCGGCGCAGTGGTGTTCGGGCATTTTGGCGACCGTATCGGGCGCAAGGCCACGCTGGTCGCCTCGCTGATGCTGATGGGTGGATCGACACTGCTGATCGCCTTCCTGCCGACCTATGCCATGGCCGGGTGGATCGCACCGGCGCTGTTGTGTACCTTGCGCTTCGGTCAAGGCTTCGGACTTGGCGGAGAGTGGGGCGGTGCGGCGCTGCTGGCGGTGGAGAACGCGCCCAAGGGCTGGGAAGCGCGCTTCGGCTGCGCTCCGCAGCTTGGCGCTCCGGTCGGGTTCTTCTTCGCCAACGGCCTGTTCCTGCTGCTTGGCCTCGGGCTGTCGGACGCGGATTTTGCCAGTTGGGGCTGGCGGGTGCCGTTTCTGGCGAGCGCCGTGCTGGTCGGCGTCGGCCTTTGGGTGCGGCTGAAAATCGGCGAGACACCTTCGTTCAAGGAAGCGATGGAAAAGGCTCCGCCGCCGCAAGTGCCGATCACGCGGCTGCTGCGCGATCATACGCCCGCCGTCTTCGCGGGAATCGCGGGCGTGGTGGCTTGTTTCGCGATCTTTTATCTCGCTACGACGTTCGCACTGTCCTTCGCCACGACCAAGCTCGGCTATGCCAAGCAGGAGTTTCTGGCAGTACAGCTTGGCGCGAACACCTTTTTCGCGCTCGGCATCCTGCTCGCGGGTTGGTGGTCCGACAAGGCCTCGGTCCAGCGAGTGCTCGGCACCGGCGCGGCGCTGACGGCGGTGATGGGGTTGGTGTTCGGGACGGGCCTTGGCTCAGGTTCGCTGCCGCTGGTCTTCGCCACGCTGGCGGCATCGCTGTTCGTGATGGGCCTCGCCTATGGACCGCTCGGCGCATGGCTGCCGACGCTGTTCCCGGTGCCGGTGCGCTACACTGGCATTTCATTGGCGTTCAACGTTGGTGGGATCATCGGCGGCGCGTTGTCGCCCTTTGCGGCGGCATGGGCAGCGGCGGAAGGCGGCGCGGCCTATGTCGGCGTGTTCCTGACGCTGGCTGGCGCGATGACGCTGGCAGGCGTGCAATTCGCGCCGAGGTGGCGTGGTTAG
- the rsmD gene encoding 16S rRNA (guanine(966)-N(2))-methyltransferase RsmD, with protein MRIIAGEWRGRPVRAPEGDTTRPTADRMRETLFSMLASRLGSFEGLAVADLFAGSGALGLEALSRGAATAVFVESDAAAVRAIRANIAALRCAPQCDVRASSVLSLGPVKQPLDLVMLDPPYGTGAGVVAIEKLTRLGWIGEGTWICLETALKEIPDVRICEVDASRKVGKALLTLMRLKPKPGA; from the coding sequence ATGAGGATCATCGCCGGAGAATGGCGCGGACGCCCCGTCCGTGCGCCCGAGGGCGACACCACGCGCCCCACCGCCGACCGCATGCGCGAGACGTTGTTCTCGATGCTCGCCAGCCGCCTTGGCAGTTTCGAAGGGTTGGCCGTCGCCGACCTCTTCGCAGGATCGGGCGCACTCGGCCTCGAAGCCCTGTCGCGCGGCGCGGCCACGGCCGTGTTCGTTGAAAGCGATGCCGCCGCCGTGCGCGCCATCCGCGCCAACATCGCCGCTCTGCGCTGCGCCCCCCAATGCGATGTGCGTGCCTCGTCGGTACTATCGCTCGGCCCGGTCAAGCAGCCGCTTGACCTCGTCATGCTCGACCCGCCCTATGGCACCGGCGCGGGCGTGGTGGCGATCGAGAAGCTGACGCGCCTTGGCTGGATCGGCGAAGGCACCTGGATCTGCCTTGAAACGGCACTCAAGGAAATTCCCGACGTGCGTATCTGCGAGGTCGATGCCAGCCGCAAGGTCGGCAAGGCCCTGCTCACGCTGATGCGATTGAAGCCAAAGCCCGGAGCCTAA